The Tenacibaculum sp. MAR_2010_89 sequence ATCATTCCAAGCTGAAATACGTTCCTTATTTAAATCTACAACAGTAACTTTTATTTCTGGATTTTTTAATGCAATAACTGACATAGTAGGTCCCCCTACGTACCCAGCTCCAATACAACAAATATTTTTTATCTTCATACTCTCTCTTATTACAAAATAAATTTATAACATATAATTTTTAAAACTATAAACCAACTTGTACTACAAAGTTAATTCACTAATATTCAAACATCATAAAGAAAAAAAACTGATTAAAATTTACTTACTCTTCAAATAATCAGTGATAACTTCATTCCTTTTAACCTTAAATCTTAATTGTTAACTAAAATAGAATTCTTAACTATTAAAAATGATATAACTAAACCTACAATAGCTGCTCTCATTTTTTTGTTACACAAAGGGATGTTTTAATCCTTTTGTTGTTAAATCAATATTTCTAATATTATATACAATTTCTACAGAAGGCCTAGCATCTGATAAACCAAACCCATTTCCTATTAAAATTTCTTGATAACTTTTAGTATGTAATTCTGTAAAACCTCCACTAAATTCAACTTCATCTCCATCAACAGTTATTGATCTATAAGTTCTCTGTCCTTTCTCTTTAACTTCTTTTGGTAATGAATCTTCATTAATTGACAAAAACCATCGCACCCTAGCTTTTTTAAATTCTAAATATCCTGCCGATTTATCTTTTTCTCTAAGATGTACAATACTTTCTTGTACATCACCAAAAACCCAAGATAACATATCATAAAAATGAATTCCTATGTTTGTAGCAACACCACCCGACTTACTTTTATCTCCTTTCCATGAAACATCATACCAATTTCCTCGAGAAGTTATATATGTTAAATCGATATCATACTTCCCTTTCTTATTCTCGTCTTCCTTATTTACTTTTTCTTTTAAAGCTACAATACTTGGGTGTAGTCGTAACTGAAGAATTGTATTTATTTTTTTCCCTGATTCTTTTTCGATCGCTTCAAGCGCATCTACATTCCATGGGTTTAACACTAAAGGCTTTTCACAAATAGCATCTGCTCCTCTTCGAAGCGCCATTCGTATGTGTGAATCATGCAAATAATTTGGCGTACAAATACTTACATAATCTAATGAAATATTTTGTTGACGTTTTATCTTTTCTATATGGCGATCAAAACGTTCAAATTCCACGAAAAAATCTACATTAGGAAAATAACTATCCATCACACCTACACTATCAAATTTGTCTAAGGCAGCAATTAAATTATTGTCCGTTTCCTTAATCGCTTTTAAATGACGTGGAGCTATATAACCTGCTGCTCCTATAAGTGCAAAATTCTTCTTCACTATAAATTTTTATCTCTTATTGTATCAGAAAGTATATTCTTAACATCGTATACAACAGATTTCTCTTTCTTTATCAACGAAAAATCTAGTTCTTTAAATTCATTATGAGCAACAGTTAATACTATTGCATCAAATTTATCTGACGGCAATTCTTTCAAAGAAACCAATCCATATTCATAAACTACTTCTTCTTCATTTGCCCATGGATCATATATTACGACATTAGTACCGTATGCTTTTAAAGCTGATACTACATCTACAACTTTCGTATTACGCACATCAGGGCAATTTTCTTTAAAAGTTATCCCTAACACTAATACTTTAGCGTCTTTTATTCTTACATCTTTATTTATCATTAGTTTAACAACCTCAGATGCCACATAATCCCCCATACTATCATTCAAGCGTCTTCCCGCTAAAATTATTTCTGGGTGATATCCATATTCTTGGGCTTTCTGAGCTAAATAATAAGGGTCAACACCAATACAATGCCCCCCTACTAAACCAGGTTTAAATGGTAAAAAGTTCCATTTCGTCCCTGCTGCTGCTAAAACATCATGCGTGTTAATATCCATTAAACCAAAAATCTTAGCTAATTCGTTCACAAAAGCAATATTAATATCTCTTTGTGAATTCTCTATTACCTTTGCTGCTTCCGCTACTTTTATTGTAGGAGCTAAATGAGTTCCAGCTGTTATAACTGATTTATATAATTCATCTACTTTCTGCCCTATTTCTGGAGTTGATCCAGAAGTAACTTTCAATATCTTCTCAACAGTATGCTCTTTATCTCCTGGATTAATTCTTTCGGGTGAATATCCTCCATAAAAATCCTTATTAAAAACTAATCCTGAAACCTTTTCTAACACTGGAATACATTCCTCTTCAGTAGCACCAGGATACACCGTTGATTCATAAACAACTATATCTCCCTCCTTTAATACCTCTCCTACCGTTTCACTTGCCTTTACTAAAGGAGTTAAAACTGGTCTGTTATTTTTATCAACAGGTGTTGGAACTGTAATTATATAATAATTACAATCCTTTATATCATCCAAAGAAGTTGTACAAAATAATCCTTTTTCGATTGATAACTCACTAATTAATACAGACTGTAATACTTTATCAGAAACTTCTAATGTGGCATCAGTCCCTGACATTAATTCATCTACTCGTTCTTTATTTATATCAAAACCTACAACTGAGTATTTTGTTGCAAACAGTCTTGCTAATGGCAAGCCAACATACCCTAATCCAATTATTGCTATTTTTGGTTCTTTCATTTTTTATAAATTTTCCCAATACCACTTTACAGCTTCTTTAAGTCCTTCTTGCAAAGAAAACTGAGGGCTATAATTTAATAAATCTTTTGCTTTCTTTACACTTGCATGTGAATGAGGTATATCTCCTGCTCTATTTGGACCGTGTTTTATTTCTATTTTTGATATCGATTCATTAAACTCAGAAAGATATTCTTTTAAATATCCAACTAAATCATTTAACGTATTTCGGTCACCAAAAGCAACATTATAAACTGTATTCACAGCTTCTTTCTTACTAGCTACTAAACTTAACAAATTTGCTTGAATTACATTATCTATATATGTAAAGTCTCTAGAGTATGTTCCATCTCCATTTATCACTGGAGATTCACCAGTCATTAACTGACTAACAAACTTAGGTATTACAGCGGCATAAGCTCCATTAGGATCTTGTTTTCTTCCAAAAACATTAAAGTAACGCAACCCTATTGTTTCTAACCCATAAGTTGATGAAAAAATATTTGCATATAATTCATTTACGTATTTAGTAATTGCGTAAGGAGACAAAGGTTTACCTATAACATCTTCTACTTTAGGCATTGATTCAGAATCACCATAAGTAGATGAACTTGCTGCATACACAAAACGCTTCACTCCTGCATCTCTTGATGCCACCAACATATTCAAAAACCCTCCAACATTTACATCATTTGAGGTAATTGGATCTTTTATAGAACGAGGAACCGAACCTAATGCAGCTTGATGTAAAACATAATCAACTTTATCTACAGCTTTTTTACAATTATCTAAATTACGAATATCTCCTTCAATCAACTTAAAATTAGAATCAGGTATTAAAGCTTCAATATTCACTAATTTACCAGTAGCAAAATTATCCAGACAAACTACTTGGTTGTTTTTTTTCAACAATTCATTACAAAGGTTAGAACCAATAAATCCTGCTCCACCTGTAACTAATATTTTCTTTCCAGAAAGGTTTATATCCATAATTTTTAAAGAAAAATTAACACTCTTTTTCAGCCAACGAATATACTAAAATCTACATTAACTAAATATTATTAAAAAAAAATCCTCTTCAAAAAAAATGAAGAGGATTTTTTACTGTGGGCGCGAAGGGATTCGAACCCCTGACCCCTTGGGTGTAAACCAAGTGCTCTGAACCAACTGAGCTACGCGCCCGTATTGCAATTAACTATTCAAGGTTGTGGGCGCGAAGGGATTCGAACCCCTGACCCCTTGGGTGTAAACCAAGTGCTCTGAACCAACTGAGCTACGCGCCCTTGCTTGTTAATTGCGGGTGCAAATATATAACTGTTTTTTAAAACTACCAACAGTTTTTTTAGTTTTTTTTCATAAAATTTCTGCAACAACAAATGTACTCCCTCCAATATACCCTACATCACTTTTCCCCATCCTTAGCATCATCTCCTTAACCGCTTCTTTTACAGACAAAAAAGATTCACCATTCAAATTATAACCTTTAGCTTTTTCTTTTAATTCAATTTCCGACAATCCTCTTGGAATATTTGGTTTACAAAAATAATATTTTGCGTTTTTTGGAAACATCGGCAATATCTCTTCTAAATTTTTATCAGATACAACTCCTAAAACAATATGTATTTTTTCAAATTTTTCTTTTTTAAGTTGATTTAATACATAAAATAATCCTTCTTTATTATGAGCAGTATCACAAATTACCCTAGGAGACTCCTGTAATATTTGCCATCTCCCTTTTAAATTTGTGTTTTTTACTACACTCAACAGACCATTTATTATATTTTCTTCTGTCACAGAAAAATTCTTCAACTGTTTTATCACCTCAACAGCTGTTTTTGTATTCTTTGCTTGATAATCTCCTAATAGATCTGTTTTATACTTACTTTTTATATCGGATGCAAATATTATTTCTGAGTTACATTCTTTAGCTTTGTCAATAAAAGTAGTAGTTGTTTCTTTTTGACGTTCTCCAATTACAACTGGAACATTTCTTTTTATTATCCCTGCTTTTTCAAAAGCTATTTCTGACATAGTTTCTCCCAAAAACTGCGTATGATCCAAACCTATATTGGTAATCACTGACACTTCAGGGGTTATTACATTTGTTGAATCTAATCTTCCTCCTAAACCTACTTCTATTACTGCAACATCAACTTTTTCTTTTTTAAAAATATCAAAAGCCAACCCAACTGTCATTTCAAAAAACGATAACCTTTGGCTTTCCAAAAATGTTTTATTTTCTGAAATAAAATTTACAACTGTATCTTTAGAAATTTCTTCACCATTAACTCTAATTCGTTCTGTGAAATTTTTTAAATGAGGAGAAGTATATAATCCTACCTTATATCCGGCTTCCTGTAATATTGATGCCAACATATGACTTGTTGACCCTTTCCCATTCGTACCTCCTACATGTATCGTTTTAAACTCCCTATAAGGATAATTCAAATGATTTGAGAATGCTTTTATATTCGTTAAATCTTTTTTAAACGCTGTTTTACCTTCCTTTTGATACATAGGTAACTGCGCAAACATCCAACTTAAAGTTTCTTGGTAGTTCATTAGCTATAATTGAATCATCTAAATGAAATATTTAGACTAAAATATTAAGTTACTTCGATTATATTTATAAAATTATTGAGATAAGGAAAACTTATATACAATAGTTCCTTTTTGTTTAGTTGGTGCATTACTATCAGGGTTCCACTTTGTTCTTAAAGCTGCCTCTTTTGCAGGTTTCAATAAACAAGGAGCTGTATTTGTTGATCCCTTTACCCCGGCTATAGCTTTTATCACTTTACCGTTTTTATCTACTTCTATACTTACAACTACCACTCCCTCTTCCTGGCAGTCGGGCTTTTTAATTGGTTTAGAAACGGCTTTTCTTCCAGCTAAATTATAGTTCCCTCCAGAACCACTTCCTGAATTACCATAATATTTAGAGGAATTCGGATCTCCATCTTTATTCCCTTTAACACCTTGCTTTGAATCATCTCCCTCACCTGTATTTGCTCCATCTTTTGATGTACCATTTAGCAAACTATTCAATGCATCCTTTGTAGCTTTTGAAGGCTTAGGTTTTGGTTTTTCTTTAGGCTTAACTTCTTTAGGTACTTCTTTTACTTTTTCTTTTTTTTCTTTACTTTTTTCTACTACTGGAACATCTTTAGCAGTATCATCTGTAATTACTTCCTCTTTAATTGTTTCTGAAGGAGTTTCTTCAACCTTCTCTTCAACAACTTCTTCAACTTTTTCAGATACTGACTGTTTTTTAGTTTTTTCAACAGGTTCTCCACTTCCTACATTAGAATTACCAAAATTAATAGCTAATCCGTACTCTATTGGTGGATCAAGATATTTCATTCCATAATTAAAAATCCCAAACAACAATAATAACAGTATAACTGCTGTTATTACTGCTGACTTTTTCTTATGTTTTGTATCTAATATCGACATATTTATTTGCCTTTTACAGCTAAAATCATTTTTAATTTATTCTTATTCGCTATATCAATAACCTTCATTACATTTTTGTAAGGAACATTCTTATCTCCTCTAATAACTACTGTTTTCTTTTTATCCCCTCCTACTTTAGACAAAATCTCTCTTTCTAAGTTAGCAACATTCACTTTAGATTTATCAATATAGAAAGCCGAGTTCTTAGTTATGGTTACTGCAATAGAAGTATTGTTTTCAGTTTTACCACCTGCCTTAGGCAATAAAACATCAATTGCACTTACTGTAACCAACGTTGAAGTAAGCATAAAAAATATTAACAACAAAAAAACAATATCAGTCATTGACGACATGTTAAAACTTGGATCTACTTTATTTCTTCCTCTTAAGTTCATTATACAGGCTCATTTAAAAGATCTAAAAACTCTACCGATTTAGCTTCCATTTGATAAACTACCTTATCTGTTCTAACTACCAAATGATTGTATGAAATATAAGCTATAATCCCCACAATTAAACCTGCTACAGTTGTTGTCATGGCTGTATATAACCCATCAGACAACATTTTTATATCTATTTGACCTCCTGCATTCGCTATTTCATGAATTGCAACTATCATTCCAATTACTGTTCCTAAAAAACCTATCATTGGTGCGGCTCCTGCAATTGTAGCCAACACACTAACATTTTTCTCTAATTGATACACTTCTAATTTCCCGGCATTTTCAATAGCTTTATTTATATCTTCTAATGGTTTACCAATTCTTGATATCCCTTTACCAATCAATCTAGCGGTAGGTGTATTTGTATTTGTACATAATGCCTTTGCACTTTCCAATTTCCCTCCAGTAATATGATCTTTAATTTGATTCATAAAGTTTTTATCCACATTAGAAGCAGCTTTTATAGCAAAAAAACGTTCAAAATAAATATATAATGCTACAGCTAAAAGCACAAATAATAAAGCTATAATAATTTGACCACCTGGTCCTCCATCCATAATCAACTTATAGATAGATAATGTTTTTTCTTGTGTTGCTTCTTCTAGCAATTCTGTTTTTTCTTGAAAATATGCTAACATTAAAATAATTTTAAGTTTTAATTACTAACGATTGAGTTCTTTTTAAATTGTTTAAAAAAATCCTGAATTGTTCAATTCAGGATTTATAAATATAAAATAAATATCTTTTAAAAGTTTAAGACAATAGTAATTTTACCATTAAATATCCTAAACCTCCTAAAACTATTGTGTATGGTAATGCCATTTTTACCATTTTTCCATAAGAAAGGTTAATTAAAGGCGCTAATGACGATGTTAACAAAAATAAGAATGCAGCTTGCCCATTTGGTGTTGCTACACTAGGTAAATTAGTACCCGTATTAATTGCTATTGCTAGCTTCTCAAAATGTTCTCTATCAATTATCCCACTTTTAAATGCACTTTCAACTTCTCCAATATAAACAGTTGCAACAAACACATTATCACTAATTGCAGATAAAAAACCATTGGCTACATAAAACAAACCTGGTTGTGATGCCGGATCCTGATCTAAAGCCCATTGTATAATAGGACTAAATAGATGTTGATCGTGAATCATTGCTACTATTACAAAAAATACAACTAATAATCCTGTAAAAGGTAAAGCTTCTTCAAAAGCATGTCCTAATTGATGCTCGTCAATTATCCCCATGAAAGCTGTTTGAACGATTATTAAAGCTAATCCAATAAAACCAACTGGAGCAACATGTAACGCTAATCCTGCAATTAATAATATCGCAGATACCCCTTGAATTATTAATCCATATTTTTGTTTATCAGTTCGTTTTTTATCTTCTTCAATCGTATAACTCTCAATAATTTCAGCGGCTACTGTTGGTAATTTTTCACCAAAGCCAAACCAACCTGTTGTTTCTAAAACTACAGTAGTAAGTAAACCCGCAAATAAAACCGGTATAGTTATCGGAGCCATCTTTAAAAAGAATTCAATAAAATCCCACCCAACTCTTTCTCCTATTAAAAGATTTTGTGGTTCACCAACCAAAGTACATACACCTCCTAAAGCTGTACCTACAACTCCATGCATTATTAAACTTCTTAAAAAACTACGGAATTGCTCTAATGTTTCTCCACTCAATTCTTTTCTATCTAAAATACCATCATGGTCATAATCAGATGAACTAGAATGAATTTTATGATAAACTCCATAAAAACCTACCGCTACACTAATTAAAACAGCGGTTACTGTAAGTGCATCTAAAAATGCTGAAAGTACTGCTGATAAAAAAACAAAAAGTAATGACAATACTACTTTAGATTTTATTTTGGTAAAAACCTTACTAAAAATATACATTAATAAAGGCTTCATAAAATAAATACCTGCTACCATAAACACTAAAAGCAAAACAACCTCTAGATTTTGATCTACTTCGTGATATGCATTTTTAGGTGTGGTTAATCCTAAGGCTATTGCCTCTATTGCTAACAACCCTCCTGATTGGAGAGGATAACATTTTAAAGCCATTGCAAGAGTAAATATAAATTCCCCTATAAAAAGCCAAGCTGTTATTGTTTTTCCTAAAACGAAAAAAGAAATTATATTAAAGATTAAAAAACCAATCATGGTCATTTTAAACCACCTAGGACTGTTCCCTAAAAAATATTTAAACATAGTATCTATTTAATTTGTAGCCTTTACACTAACTCTTTTAAAGCTATTTCAAAAGCCGTTTCACTTATTTTTGTTTTTGATGCACTTTTTGCAAAAGTTCTTTGCAATGCTTTTCTTATTGTATTAGATGTGTCTTCAAAAATTGCTTCATCACTCATTTCAACTCTACGCTCCATGAAATAAGCAAACACTCTTGCCATTCCACAATTAGAAATAAAATCTGGAATTAAACTTACTTTTTTATCAGTATCTTCCATTATAGATCCGAAGAAAATTTCTTTATCGGCGAAAGGAACATTTGCTCCACAAGAAATAACCTCTAAACCAGTTTCTATCATCTGATTTATTTGTTCTTGTTTAACTAATCTAGATGCAGCACATGGTGCAAATATTTCACATGGTAAATTCCAGATACGAGCGTTCATTTCTTCAAAAGGAATCATGTTTTCAGCTACCAATGTATTTCCGTCTTTATTTAAAAACAGATCTCTTATTTCTTCAGAAGAAAAACCTTCTTCATTAATAACTCCTCCAACTCTATCAATAATACCTACAACTTTAGCTCCCATTTGAGCTAAATAGTATGCAGCAGCAGAACCTACATTCCCAAAACCTTGAACAATAGCTCTTTTACCTTCAACATTACCTCCATATATATCATAGTAATGACGTACAGCTTCAGCAACCCCATATCCTGTAATCATATCTGCCACAGTATATTTTCTAGTTACACTTGGTGATAAACTCTCGTCTTCTAATACTTTTATCACTCCATGTCTTAACTGCCCAATTCTATTTATTTTATCAGCCTCAGTTGGTTTAAAATGCCCATTAAAAACTCCTTCTTGTGGGTGCCAAACACCACTGTCTTCAGTAATAGGAATTACTTCATGAATTTCATCTACATTCAAATCACCTCCGGTTCCATAATAATTTTTCAACAATGGAGCTACAGCTTTATACCAACGCTCTAAAACACCTTTTTTACGAGGATCATGCGGATCAAAATTAATTCCAGATTTAGCACCTCCAATTGCAGGTCCAGATACTGTAAACTTTACTTCCATTGTTTTAGCAAGTGACATTACCTCGTACTTGTCTAATCCTTTACGCATTCTAGTACCACCACCAGCAGCACCTCCTCTTAATGAGTTTATAACTGTCCAACCTTCTGCTTCAGTTTCTGAATCTTTCCAATTAAAAACTATCTCTGG is a genomic window containing:
- a CDS encoding Gfo/Idh/MocA family oxidoreductase; its protein translation is MKKNFALIGAAGYIAPRHLKAIKETDNNLIAALDKFDSVGVMDSYFPNVDFFVEFERFDRHIEKIKRQQNISLDYVSICTPNYLHDSHIRMALRRGADAICEKPLVLNPWNVDALEAIEKESGKKINTILQLRLHPSIVALKEKVNKEDENKKGKYDIDLTYITSRGNWYDVSWKGDKSKSGGVATNIGIHFYDMLSWVFGDVQESIVHLREKDKSAGYLEFKKARVRWFLSINEDSLPKEVKEKGQRTYRSITVDGDEVEFSGGFTELHTKSYQEILIGNGFGLSDARPSVEIVYNIRNIDLTTKGLKHPFV
- a CDS encoding MotA/TolQ/ExbB proton channel family protein → MLAYFQEKTELLEEATQEKTLSIYKLIMDGGPGGQIIIALLFVLLAVALYIYFERFFAIKAASNVDKNFMNQIKDHITGGKLESAKALCTNTNTPTARLIGKGISRIGKPLEDINKAIENAGKLEVYQLEKNVSVLATIAGAAPMIGFLGTVIGMIVAIHEIANAGGQIDIKMLSDGLYTAMTTTVAGLIVGIIAYISYNHLVVRTDKVVYQMEAKSVEFLDLLNEPV
- a CDS encoding nucleotide sugar dehydrogenase — protein: MKEPKIAIIGLGYVGLPLARLFATKYSVVGFDINKERVDELMSGTDATLEVSDKVLQSVLISELSIEKGLFCTTSLDDIKDCNYYIITVPTPVDKNNRPVLTPLVKASETVGEVLKEGDIVVYESTVYPGATEEECIPVLEKVSGLVFNKDFYGGYSPERINPGDKEHTVEKILKVTSGSTPEIGQKVDELYKSVITAGTHLAPTIKVAEAAKVIENSQRDINIAFVNELAKIFGLMDINTHDVLAAAGTKWNFLPFKPGLVGGHCIGVDPYYLAQKAQEYGYHPEIILAGRRLNDSMGDYVASEVVKLMINKDVRIKDAKVLVLGITFKENCPDVRNTKVVDVVSALKAYGTNVVIYDPWANEEEVVYEYGLVSLKELPSDKFDAIVLTVAHNEFKELDFSLIKKEKSVVYDVKNILSDTIRDKNL
- the nhaB gene encoding sodium/proton antiporter NhaB, with translation MFKYFLGNSPRWFKMTMIGFLIFNIISFFVLGKTITAWLFIGEFIFTLAMALKCYPLQSGGLLAIEAIALGLTTPKNAYHEVDQNLEVVLLLVFMVAGIYFMKPLLMYIFSKVFTKIKSKVVLSLLFVFLSAVLSAFLDALTVTAVLISVAVGFYGVYHKIHSSSSDYDHDGILDRKELSGETLEQFRSFLRSLIMHGVVGTALGGVCTLVGEPQNLLIGERVGWDFIEFFLKMAPITIPVLFAGLLTTVVLETTGWFGFGEKLPTVAAEIIESYTIEEDKKRTDKQKYGLIIQGVSAILLIAGLALHVAPVGFIGLALIIVQTAFMGIIDEHQLGHAFEEALPFTGLLVVFFVIVAMIHDQHLFSPIIQWALDQDPASQPGLFYVANGFLSAISDNVFVATVYIGEVESAFKSGIIDREHFEKLAIAINTGTNLPSVATPNGQAAFLFLLTSSLAPLINLSYGKMVKMALPYTIVLGGLGYLMVKLLLS
- a CDS encoding SDR family oxidoreductase; this encodes MDINLSGKKILVTGGAGFIGSNLCNELLKKNNQVVCLDNFATGKLVNIEALIPDSNFKLIEGDIRNLDNCKKAVDKVDYVLHQAALGSVPRSIKDPITSNDVNVGGFLNMLVASRDAGVKRFVYAASSSTYGDSESMPKVEDVIGKPLSPYAITKYVNELYANIFSSTYGLETIGLRYFNVFGRKQDPNGAYAAVIPKFVSQLMTGESPVINGDGTYSRDFTYIDNVIQANLLSLVASKKEAVNTVYNVAFGDRNTLNDLVGYLKEYLSEFNESISKIEIKHGPNRAGDIPHSHASVKKAKDLLNYSPQFSLQEGLKEAVKWYWENL
- a CDS encoding Glu/Leu/Phe/Val dehydrogenase dimerization domain-containing protein encodes the protein MKELLKKYEEKQPEIVFNWKDSETEAEGWTVINSLRGGAAGGGTRMRKGLDKYEVMSLAKTMEVKFTVSGPAIGGAKSGINFDPHDPRKKGVLERWYKAVAPLLKNYYGTGGDLNVDEIHEVIPITEDSGVWHPQEGVFNGHFKPTEADKINRIGQLRHGVIKVLEDESLSPSVTRKYTVADMITGYGVAEAVRHYYDIYGGNVEGKRAIVQGFGNVGSAAAYYLAQMGAKVVGIIDRVGGVINEEGFSSEEIRDLFLNKDGNTLVAENMIPFEEMNARIWNLPCEIFAPCAASRLVKQEQINQMIETGLEVISCGANVPFADKEIFFGSIMEDTDKKVSLIPDFISNCGMARVFAYFMERRVEMSDEAIFEDTSNTIRKALQRTFAKSASKTKISETAFEIALKELV
- a CDS encoding biopolymer transporter ExbD is translated as MNLRGRNKVDPSFNMSSMTDIVFLLLIFFMLTSTLVTVSAIDVLLPKAGGKTENNTSIAVTITKNSAFYIDKSKVNVANLEREILSKVGGDKKKTVVIRGDKNVPYKNVMKVIDIANKNKLKMILAVKGK
- a CDS encoding folylpolyglutamate synthase/dihydrofolate synthase family protein, with the translated sequence MNYQETLSWMFAQLPMYQKEGKTAFKKDLTNIKAFSNHLNYPYREFKTIHVGGTNGKGSTSHMLASILQEAGYKVGLYTSPHLKNFTERIRVNGEEISKDTVVNFISENKTFLESQRLSFFEMTVGLAFDIFKKEKVDVAVIEVGLGGRLDSTNVITPEVSVITNIGLDHTQFLGETMSEIAFEKAGIIKRNVPVVIGERQKETTTTFIDKAKECNSEIIFASDIKSKYKTDLLGDYQAKNTKTAVEVIKQLKNFSVTEENIINGLLSVVKNTNLKGRWQILQESPRVICDTAHNKEGLFYVLNQLKKEKFEKIHIVLGVVSDKNLEEILPMFPKNAKYYFCKPNIPRGLSEIELKEKAKGYNLNGESFLSVKEAVKEMMLRMGKSDVGYIGGSTFVVAEIL
- a CDS encoding energy transducer TonB, translated to MSILDTKHKKKSAVITAVILLLLLFGIFNYGMKYLDPPIEYGLAINFGNSNVGSGEPVEKTKKQSVSEKVEEVVEEKVEETPSETIKEEVITDDTAKDVPVVEKSKEKKEKVKEVPKEVKPKEKPKPKPSKATKDALNSLLNGTSKDGANTGEGDDSKQGVKGNKDGDPNSSKYYGNSGSGSGGNYNLAGRKAVSKPIKKPDCQEEGVVVVSIEVDKNGKVIKAIAGVKGSTNTAPCLLKPAKEAALRTKWNPDSNAPTKQKGTIVYKFSLSQ